One Panicum virgatum strain AP13 chromosome 9K, P.virgatum_v5, whole genome shotgun sequence genomic region harbors:
- the LOC120649443 gene encoding protein RTE1-HOMOLOG-like: protein MENDRSQLGQIDPRRARFPCCIVWTPIPFITWLVPFIGHIGICREDGVILDFAGPNFISVDNFAFGAVARYIQVNCDECYKLLEPEGDATWDGALKKGTQEFQNRNYNLFTCNCHSFVVNNLNRLFYSGHDKWNVVSLAAVMFLRGRWVSTVSVVKTFLPFAVVLSIGTLLGGMTFLIGIVAFAAVMTGWFLVGTYCIKGLIEL, encoded by the exons ATGGAAAATGACAGAAGCCAGCTTGGTCAGATCGACCCAAGAAGAGCCCGCTTTCCTTGTTGCATCGTATGGACTCCAATACCCTTCATCACATGGTTGGTACCATTTATCGGTCACATAGGTATCTGCAGAGAAGATGGTGTGATTCTGGACTTCGCTGGTCCAAATTTTATATCAGTTGACAACTTTGCATTCGGAGCTGTTGCACGCTACATTCAAGTAAACTGTGATGAG TGCTATAAGCTTCTTGAACCTGAAGGAGATGCCACGTGGGATGGTGCACTGAAGAAAGGCACGCAGGAGTTCCAGAACAGGAATTACAACCTGTTCACCTGCAACTGTCACTCCTTTGTTGTGAACAATCTGAACCGTCTGTTTTACTCCGGCCATGACAAATGGAACGTGGTCAGCCTAGCTGCTGTGATGTTTTTACGAGGCCGCTGGGTGAGCACGGTGTCCGTGGTGAAGACCTTCTTACCATTCGCTGTTGTTCTCTCCATTGGTACCCTCCTTGGCGGCATGACATTCCTGATTGGCATTGTGGCTTTCGCCGCAGTGATGACTGGCTGGTTCCTTGTGGGCACCTACTGCATCAAAGGCCTCATAGAGTTGTGA
- the LOC120648470 gene encoding uncharacterized protein LOC120648470 translates to MGRKSAQIGSRYGRVCEELLEMGARVAVRSYGHCPQTGRMYYKPPSTPATTDGSGNGKKAASGGPGSTLAAAAAAAAARRQRQAASKVEFHGSEFILYGSGKD, encoded by the coding sequence ATGGGGAGGAAGTCTGCGCAGATTGGCAGCCGGTACGGCCGCGTGTGCGAGGAGCTGCTGGAGATGGGCGCCCGGGTCGCCGTGCGGTCCTACGGGCACTGCCCCCAGACGGGGCGCATGTACTACAAGCCCCCCTCGACTCCCGCCACCACCGACGGCAGCGGGAACGGGAAGAAGGCCGCGTCTGGAGGGCCCGGTAGTAcgttggcggcggccgcggcggcggcggcagcgaggagGCAGCGGCAGGCGGCGTCCAAGGTGGAGTTTCACGGCTCGGAGTTCATCTTGTACGGCAGCGGGAAGGATTGA